A single Nicotiana tabacum cultivar K326 chromosome 5, ASM71507v2, whole genome shotgun sequence DNA region contains:
- the LOC107818333 gene encoding auxin-induced protein 15A-like encodes MRIHLKTILQHAKQNILLRQRTTATISSKLEDVPKGHMAVYVGESHNNKHRFVVPISCLKHPLFQDLLKHAEEEYGFDYPMGGLTIPCSEAAFLCVTSHLNVITN; translated from the coding sequence ATGAGGATTCATCTGAAAACAATCCTTCAGCACGCTAAACAGAATATTCTTCTCCGTCAAAGAACAACTGCAACCATTTCATCAAAGTTGGAAGATGTTCCCAAGGGTCACATGGCAGTTTATGTTGGAGAGAGCCATAATAATAAGCATCGATTCGTGGTTCCTATCTCTTGTTTAAAGCATCCTTTGTTTCAAGACCTGTTGAAGCATGCGGAGGAGGAATATGGATTCGATTATCCAATGGGGGGCCTTACTATCCCATGTAGTGAGGCTGCATTTCTTTGTGTCACTTCTCACTTAAATGTCATTACCAATTAA
- the LOC107822751 gene encoding auxin-responsive protein SAUR22-like, whose protein sequence is MGFRLLPMISSAKQIHKLQSVLTRSHSDVPKGHFAVYVGEIEKKRYVVPITYLNHPSFQKLLRQAEEEFGFHHSMGGLTIPCNVKAFVDARVVNYLCAKPSSKAQRCNLNHFSLGLSAQIAIFRNAI, encoded by the exons ATGGGATTTCGTTTATTACCAATGATTTCCAGTGCCAAGCAAATACACAAACTACAGTCTGTTTTAACAAGGAGTCATTCAGATGTTCCAAAAGGACATTTTGCAGTTTACGTGGGAGAGATAGAGAAGAAACGATACGTCGTGCCAATAACATACCTGAATCATCCTTCTTTCCAGAAGTTATTAAGGCAAGCAGAAGAAGAATTTGGCTTTCATCATTCAATGGGCGGTTTAACAATTCCGTGTAATGTGAAAGCCTTTGTTGAT GCAAGAGTTGTAAACTACTTATGTGCAAAGCCTTCAAGCAAAGCACAAAGGTGCAATCTTAACCATTTTTCGTTGGGGCTAAGTGCACAGATAGCCATTTTCAGGaatgctatttag